In Nicotiana tabacum cultivar K326 chromosome 19, ASM71507v2, whole genome shotgun sequence, one DNA window encodes the following:
- the LOC142173386 gene encoding uncharacterized protein LOC142173386, whose product MGTSRVTELHELDEFRYHAFESARLYKERMKRMHDKNILERNFKPGDMVLLYNSRMRLFPGKLKSRWSGPFHVVEIHSTGAVEITMEDGSREFKVNGQRLKHYQGMVEEDKMISTLYLKDP is encoded by the coding sequence ATGGGTACAAGTAGAGTCACTGAGTtgcacgagcttgatgagtttcgctaCCATGCTTTTGAGAGCGCAAGACTATAtaaggagagaatgaagaggatgcatgacaaaaatattcttgagcggAACTTTAAACCTGGAGATATGGTATTGCTATACAATTCAAGAATGAGGTTGtttccgggcaagttgaagtcaagaTGGTCAGGACCATTTCATGTGGTAGAGATACACTCAACTGGAGCCGTCGAGATTACAATGGAAGATGGATCTCGTGAGTTCAAAGTTAATGGGCAAAGGCTAAAACATTACCAAGGCATGGTTGAGGAAGATAAAATGATCTCGACCTTGTACTTGAAAGATCCTTGA